Proteins encoded in a region of the Anas acuta chromosome 13, bAnaAcu1.1, whole genome shotgun sequence genome:
- the BRCC3 gene encoding lys-63-specific deubiquitinase BRCC36 translates to MAVQAVHLEADAFLVCLNHALSTEKEEVMGLCIGQVDAGRVVHVQSVIILRRSDKRKDRVEISPEQLSAASTEAERLAEMTGRPMRVVGWYHSHPHITVWPSHVDVRTQAMYQMMDQGFVGLIFSCFIEDKNTKTGRILYTCFQSIQAQKSSEYERIEIPIHVVPHETIGKVCLESAVELPKILCQEEQDAYRRIHSLTHLDSVTKIHNGSVFTKNLCSQMSAISGPLLQWLEDRLEQNKQRVQELQQEKERLLEELAALE, encoded by the exons ATGGCGGTGCAGGCGGTGCACCTGGAGGCCGACGCGTTCCTCGTGTGCCTGAACCACGCGCTCAGCACCGAGAAGGAGGAGGTGATGGGGCTCTGCATCGGGCAG GTGGACGCGGGCCGCGTGGTGCACGTGCAGTCCGTCATCATCCTGCGGCGCTCCGACAAGAGGAAGGACCGCGTCGAGATCTCGCCCGAGCAGCTCTCGGCGGCCTCCACCGAGGCGGAG AGGTTGGCTGAGATGACGGGGCGCCCCATGAGGGTGGTGGGCTGGTACCACTCCCACCCCCACATCACCGTCTGGCCGTCACATGTTG ATGTCCGCACACAAGCCATGTATCAGATGATGGACCAGGGCTTTGTAGGGCTCATCTTTTCCTGCTTCATTGAAGACAAAAACACCAAG ACAGGCAGGATTCTCTACACCTGTTTCCAGTCCATTCAGGCCCAGAAGAGCTCAGA GTACGAAAGGATTGAAATTCCCATTCATGTTGTCCCGCATGAGACCATCGGGAAGGTGTGTCTGGAGTCAGCTGTCGAGCTGCCCAAGATCCTGTGCCAAGAGGAGCAGGATGCCTACAGGAGGATTCACAG ccTCACCCACCTAGACTCCGTGACCAAGATTCACAATGGCTCAG TGTTCACAAAGAACCTCTGCAGCCAGATGTCTGCCATCAGCGGGCCCCTCCTGCAGTGGCTCGAGGACAGGCTGGAGCAGAACAAGCAGCGGgtacaggagctgcagcaggagaaggagcGGCTCCTGGAGGAACTCGCTGCTTTAGAGTGA
- the GCNA gene encoding germ cell nuclear acidic protein, with protein MAEPRGRGDRAGRSVSVATPLRPARGRCSPGGSLALYFSSSSDDEFEMFLSRMKTPKPVSRKERASLKDFIDDSDDFFLDREVRRSTTKKAPKDLQTPKKLMTPGKENACSQKLKYSEVLSDSEDCVFVESSWQDYRNGGVKDLKESQRCMKLPPPQNRKESVATGSPDFLVGRKERSCEKSTENKTPTVPLRPSAGLESDSSDSEFESLIERVRKRSVPRKPLISTSKSIYQPSPTENIKPPCEGAQSSKGNGIKTPKSNSISLQETPSSITASVRIPRSESVSCSGSAQTEKKLNVCSVPGCFLQDLSNPASKYVKYFKKSKEELTQKLYALYNSTIFEQKLPENMVIIWNKKMRKTAGYCVTGQTKGPEAQRYARIELSEKVCDSADRLRDTLIHEVCHAATWLINGVRDGHGRFWRFYARKSAMIHPELPMVTRCHNYEIKYKFIYECVLCKTTIGRHSKSLDTERFVCAFCGGRLVLSQPTQKDGTPARTQLTPFAKYVKENYGLTKREQQGLSHAEVMRKLSADFALKTRLEDAF; from the exons ATGGCGGAGCCCAGGGGCCGGGGGGACCGGGCCGGGCGCTCCGTGTCCGTCGCCACCCCGCTGAGGCCGGCCCGGGGCCGCTGCTCCCCCGGTGGCAG ccttgcCCTGTACTTTTCATCAAGCAGTGATGATGAATTTGAAATGT TTTTATCTAGAATGAAAACTCCCAAACCAGTCTCCAGAAAGGAACGTGCAAG TTTAAAGGACTTCATCGATGACTCGGATGATTTCTTCTTGGACCGTGAAGTGAGAAGGAGCACAACAAAGAAGG CACCTAAGGATCTTCAGACCCCAAAGAAGTTGATGACTCCTGGAAAGGAAAACGCTTGCTCCCAAAAATTGAAGTATTCAGAGGTTTTAAGTGACAGTGAAGATTGTGTCTTTGTGGAAAGTTCATGGCAAGACTACCGAAATGGGGGAGTGAAAGACTTGAAAGAGAGTCAGAGGTGCATGAAACTCCCACCCCCACAAAATCGGAAAGAGTCAGTTGCCACAGGTAGTCCAGACTTCCTCgttggaaggaaagaaagaagttgtGAAAAgagtacagaaaataaaacgCCAACCGTTCCGCTACGACCGAGTGCAGGGTTAGAATCAGACAGTTCAGACAGTGAATTTGAATCATTGATAGAACGGGTAAGGAAACGAAGTGTACCCCGAAAACCGCTCATAAGCACAAGTAAATCTATCTACCAGCCAAGCCCAACAG AAAACATCAAGCCACCCTGTGAAGGTGCCCAGTCCTCAAAAGGGAACGGAATCAAGACACCAAAATCAAACTCCATTTCACTTCAAGAAACACCTTCCAGTATAACAGCTTCTGTGAGAATTCCTAGAAGTGAGTCTGTCAGTTGCTCAGGCTCggcacagacagagaaaaa GCTTAACGTGTGCTCAGTGCCTGGCTGTTTCTTGCAAGATCTCTCAAATCCAGCTTCCAAGTATGTGAAGTATTTCAAGAAAAGTAAAGAGGAGCTGACACAGAAGCTCTACGCTCTCTATAACAGCACCATCTTTGAGCAGAAG ttaccAGAGAATATGGTAATAATCTGGAacaagaaaatgaggaaaacagcaGGATATTGTGTAACGGGGCAAACAAAAGGTCCTGAAGCACAGCGTTACGCTCGCATAGAGCTTTCTGAGAaagtctgtgattctgcag ATCGCCTTCGAGACACGCTAATCCACGAGGTTTGCCATGCAGCCACCTGGCTGATCAACGGTGTTCGTGATGGGCACGGGCGATTCTGGAGATTCTACGCCAGGAAATCAGCTATGATTCACCCAGAACTGCCAATGGTAACACGGTGCCACAACTATGAGATTAAATACAAATTCATCTATGAGTGTGTGCTGTGCAAAACCAC GATTGGACGTCATTCCAAGTCTCTGGACACGGAGCGCTTTGTGTGTGCATTCTGTGGGGGGCGGCTGGTCCTGAGTCAGCCCACTCAGAAGGATGGCACTCCTGCTAGGACACAGCTCACACCCTTTGCAAAGtatgtgaaagaaaattatgGACTTACtaaaagagagcagcaggggtTGAGCCACGCAGAGGTTATGCGGAAACTCAGTGCTGATTTTGCCTTAAAAACTCGGCTTGAAGATGCCTTCTAA